The Medicago truncatula cultivar Jemalong A17 chromosome 4, MtrunA17r5.0-ANR, whole genome shotgun sequence genome includes a region encoding these proteins:
- the LOC11440254 gene encoding uncharacterized protein — protein MDAMQFALPVLGIVAAAVVTFYAVSFNEIREKSLQDWDDSESDNGGFRPTSSSRERRARRQASKNTKK, from the exons ATGGATGCAATGCAATTCGCTCTTCCAGTTTTGGGCATTGTTGCAGCTGCAGTAGTGACCTTCTATGCAGTGAGTTTCAATGAGATTAGAGAG AAATCACTTCAAGATTGGGATGATTCTGAATCAGACAATGGAGGTTTTAGACCAACATCCAGCTCCCGAGAGAGAAGAGCCAGAAGACAAGCTAgtaaaaataccaaaaaatga
- the LOC11438136 gene encoding vanillin aminotransferase — protein MHTLVRSTLRTKSTSALASAAVSRSFQETLLQAPLWSRTSSSQSSLAKDSSTSDAKTGQGFKSHDMLAPFTAGWQTNELNPLIIEKSEGSYVYDINGKKYLDALAGLWSTALGGSEQRLVDAATAQLKKLPFYHSFWNRTTRPALDLAKELLELFTARKMAKAFFVNSGSEANDTQVKLVWYYYNALGKPDKKKFIARTKSYHGSTLIAASLSGLSALHQKFDLPAPFVLHTDCPHYWRYHLPGETEEEFATRLANNLEELILKEGPETIAAFIAEPVMGAGGVILPPAAYFDKIQAVVKKYDILFIADEVICAFGRLGYMFGCDKYNIKPDLVSLAKALSSAYMPIGAILVSPEIIEVIHSQSNKLGVFSHGFTYSGSPVPCVVALEALKIYKERNIVDVVNKIAPKFQDGVKAFSDSPIIGEIRGTGLILATEFVDNKSPNDPFPPEWGVGAYFGAQCEKLGMLVRVAGDNIMMSPPFIISPEEVDELISIYGKALRETEKRVQELKSQRK, from the exons TCTACTTCAGCTTTAGCATCTGCAGCAGTTTCCAGAAGTTTTCAAGAAACTCTACTTCAGGCTCCCTTATGGTCGAGGACAAGTAGTTCACAATCTTCTTTGGCAAAGGATAGTTCAACTTCTGATGCGAAAACTGGCCAAGG GTTCAAGAGCCATGATATGCTTGCCCCTTTCACTGCTGGGTGGCAGACTAATGAGTTGAATCCTTTGATTATTGAAAAGTCTGAG GGAAGTTATGTATATGACATAAATGGGAAGAAATATCTTGACGCACTTGCTGGTCTATGGTCCACCGCTCTAg gtggAAGTGAGCAACGCCTGGTTGATGCTGCCACTGCACAATTAAAGAAGTTGCCATTTTACCATTCCTTCTGGAATCGAACCACAAGACCTGCATTG GATCTAGCCAAGGAGCTACTAGAACTTTTTACAGCCAGAAAAATGGCCAAAGCTTTTTTTGTTAATAGTGGCTCAGAAGCCAACGACACTCAG GTAAAACTTGTATGGTATTATTACAATGCACTTGGAAAGCCAGATAAGAAGAAGTTCATAGCTCGCACTAAATC GTATCATGGTTCAACTTTGATAGCAGCCAGTCTTTCTGG TCTTTCGGCTttacatcaaaagtttgatCTGCCAGCTCCTTTTGTTTTGCATACTGATTGTCCACACTACTGGCGGTATCATCTTCCAG GTGAGACAGAGGAAGAGTTCGCAACCAGATTGGCCAACAATTTGGAAGAGTTAATTCTGAAAGAGGGACCAGAGACA ATTGCTGCATTTATTGCAGAACCAGTGATGGGGGCTGGTGGTGTAATACTTCCACCAGCAGCTTATTTCGACAAG ATCCAAGCTGTTGTCAAGAAGTATGATATCCTTTTTATTGCAGATGAG gtaatCTGTGCCTTTGGGAGGCTTGGGTATATGTTTGGATGTGACAAATATAACATTAAGCCAGACCTTGTTTCCTTGGCAAAG GCACTTTCTTCTGCATACATGCCAATTGGAGCTATCCTTGTGAGCCCTGAAATTATAGAAGTAATACATTCACAAAGCAACAAACTTG GTGTATTTTCTCATGGGTTCACTTATTCTGGGTCACCCGTACCTTGTGTCGTTGCACTTGAAGCACTCAAGATCTACAA GGAAAGAAATATTGTTGATGTAGTGAACAAGATAGCACCAAAGTTCCAGGATGGCGTAAAAGCGTTTTCTGACAGTCCCATCATTGGAGAG ATACGGGGAACTGGCTTGATCCTAGCGACTGAGTTCGTAGACAACAAATCACCCAATGATCCATTTCCTCCTGAATGGG GAGTAGGTGCCTATTTCGGAGCACAGTGCGAGAAGCTTGGGATGTTAGTTCGTGTAGCTGGGGATAATATCATGATGTCTCCACCATTTATTATATCACCTGAAGAAGTTGACGAG TTAATCAGCATTTATGGTAAAGCTTTAAGAGAAACGGAAAAGAGAGTACAAGAGCTCAAGTCTCAACGCAAGTAG